One genomic segment of Sander lucioperca isolate FBNREF2018 chromosome 10, SLUC_FBN_1.2, whole genome shotgun sequence includes these proteins:
- the fzd1 gene encoding frizzled-1, producing MAYNRLLRAVLTLLFFMLFLNVGIFRVNGQYGGGDRGMSIPEHGFCQPISIPLCTDIAYNETIMPNLLGHTNQEDAGLEVHQFYPLVKVQCSPDLKFFLCSMYAPVCTVLEQALPPCRSLCERARQGCEALMNKFGFQWPDSLACETFPVHGAGELCVGQNMTDRPEPDGPALYPTERPPPGPANGQFSCPASLRVPPYLNYRFLGQENCGAPCEPKRSHGMMYFNEEELKFARIWIGIWSVLCCASTLFTVLTYLVDMKRFSYPERPIVFLSGCYTMVSIAYIAGFLLEDKVVCNDRFDNDIRTVVQGTKKEGCTILFMMLYFFSMASSLWWVILALTWFLAAGMKWGHEAIEANSQYFHLAAWAVPAIKTITILAVGQVDGDVLSGVCFVGINSVDALRGFVLAPLFVYLFIGTSFLLAGFVSLFRIRTIMKHDGTKTEKLEKLMVRIGIFSVLYTVPATIVIACYFYEQAFREQWERTWVSQTCKTYAVPCPVQNHPNMSPDFTVFMIKYLMTLIVGITSGFWIWSGKTLNSWRRFYTRLAHSKQGETTV from the coding sequence ATGGCTTACAACAGACTTCTTCGCGCCGTTTtgactttattgttttttatgcTGTTTCTAAACGTGGGGATCTTTCGAGTCAATGGGCAATACGGCGGCGGTGACCGAGGAATGTCTATACCGGAGCACGGATTTTGCCAGCCCATTTCCATCCCGCTGTGTACGGACATCGCGTACAACGAGACCATCATGCCCAACCTGCTCGGCCACACCAACCAGGAGGACGCCGGGCTGGAGGTGCACCAGTTCTACCCGCTGGTTAAAGTCCAGTGCTCTCCGGATTTAAAGTTCTTCCTCTGCTCCATGTATGCGCCCGTGTGCACGGTGCTCGAGCAGGCGCTGCCTCCGTGCCGCTCTCTGTGCGAGCGCGCGCGCCAGGGCTGCGAGGCGCTCATGAACAAGTTCGGCTTCCAGTGGCCCGACAGCCTCGCGTGCGAGACCTTCCCGGTACACGGCGCGGGAGAGCTTTGTGTCGGGCAAAACATGACGGACCGCCCCGAGCCGGACGGCCCCGCGCTGTACCCCACCGAGCGCCCGCCTCCTGGCCCCGCGAACGGTCAGTTCAGCTGCCCGGCCTCGCTCAGGGTGCCTCCCTACCTGAACTACCGCTTCCTCGGGCAGGAGAACTGCGGCGCTCCCTGCGAGCCAAAGAGATCTCACGGGATGATGTACTTCAACGAGGAGGAGCTGAAATTCGCCCGGATATGGATCGGCATCTGGtcagtgctgtgctgtgctTCCACCCTGTTCACAGTGCTGACCTATCTGGTGGACATGAAGCGCTTCAGCTACCCGGAGCGGCCCATTGTCTTCCTCTCTGGTTGCTACACCATGGTGTCCATCGCCTACATCGCTGGCTTTCTGCTGGAGGACAAGGTGGTTTGCAATGACAGGTTCGACAATGACATAAGGACTGTGGTGCAGGGCACGAAAAAGGAGGGCTGCACCATCCTCTTCATGATGCTCTACTTCTTCAGCATGGCCAGCTCACTGTGGTGGGTCATCCTGGCTCTCACCTGGTTCCTGGCAGCGGGGATGAAATGGGGCCACGAGGCCATCGAGGCTAACTCTCAGTACTTCCACTTGGCCGCCTGGGCTGTGCCCGCCATCAAGACCATCACCATCCTAGCCGTTGGCCAGGTGGACGGAGACGTGTTGAGCGGGGTCTGCTTCGTTGGCATCAACAGCGTGGACGCCCTGCGGGGCTTCGTCCTGGCGCCGCTGTTCGTCTACCTGTTCATCGGAACCTCCTTCCTCTTGGCAGGCTTCGTGTCCCTATTTCGCATCCGGACCATCATGAAGCACGACGGCACCAAGACGGAGAAGCTGGAGAAACTGATGGTGCGGATCGGGATCTTCAGCGTGCTGTACACGGTGCCGGCCACCATCGTCATCGCCTGCTACTTCTACGAGCAGGCGTTCCGAGAGCAGTGGGAGAGGACGTGGGTCAGCCAGACGTGCAAGACGTACGCCGTGCCCTGTCCCGTCCAGAACCACCCCAACATGAGTCCCGACTTCACCGTCTTCATGATCAAGTACCTGATGACGCTGATTGTGGGCATCACGTCCGGCTTCTGGATCTGGTCTGGGAAGACGCTGAACTCATGGAGGAGGTTTTACACGAGACTGGCCCACAGTAAACAAGGGGAGACCACGGTGTGA